A stretch of DNA from Triticum dicoccoides isolate Atlit2015 ecotype Zavitan chromosome 2A, WEW_v2.0, whole genome shotgun sequence:
tatgctaattcaatgaggaacatttccaggcattagggggagatttcaagtaccataaagaatgtcaggaaattagtggaatgttcaacacatttctgcctcaaatccacgtactcaaagatctgaaccatgcgttcagaagatttgcaacacattgcaaataacctgccagattcatttactgactataaaggtgtcacacAATCCTACAATCCTATAAAAGTACGtctgaaagagtggaggtaccaacaaaatccactccactccccgttcaaagcaacagggggagatgtatggcagaagtacatcaggattcagcttcttgcaagcaaggatatcaaggtcaatcagtaaatgcaagtcaacttcacgttgacagacacctaatgggtagtatacacccagtggatggaaaacctccaccaacccaggtcatagtgcacacaatgaccgggacatcggaatacccgactCAATCTCTCAATCGCATTGGGAAATCGCGAGAAGTCACTACGGGTAACCATATTTTCatcaactatatattgatatatagattctggagaatcatataaccggaagtctacaattgtcgacatacatttctcaactagattgcaaAACCTTACAAatgattcagatccaaagaccatggccatggcaaagtgtgatCAACACTCagactgaactcaagcaaagggtataatctaggtagaaatgatcttgctcaacaatgggaaggtattcataagcaatacctacaccagttttcttctggaaacagaattgagaacaacgaggtggtcaaacaaagagcaagtattgtagcacaagggtcCACGTAGATACCTAACTATTCTCTAGAGGTGGAATCTCAttccgataacttatatcattggtagttcaaaatcatctatctctgcagttgatagatgtagtgatcaCATATCCATAtggatcactagattcagacatatatGATTGATTTCCGATGGAATCTCAATTCTGAATCGAAGTACAAAATGCAACATACATCGTGTTAACCCAATAAATCACCATATGACTTATTATTATCGTCGGTACATTTGGTACAACCGACGTAGTGAGTTCCTTAGtcacaaggattactcctacaatgatgattatccatgtttgtgtgtctgcaatgacgacacatgtaatcatctaaatgacggagtttaaaatgaaggatttgggtaaaccaaAACACCGCTCGTTACTGCAACTTGAGCACCTTCATTGATACATTATGGTACACCATGTTGTCtatatccaaaatatattggagaaattcattgtggacaaatcttatccatccataactctcatgttagttcattctctagacgtagagaatgatctatttagaccaagatatgatggaaatgagatattgggacttaatgttccataatgccattggatccaccaagcacaattggttggtactcaagaatatctttcgatatctccaaggcatcaaACATCTTGTCCTGGTTTTTCAGTTTCACGGGAATGTGAACACCGATACCATTGGATACATCGATCAGATCCCCACTATGTCGGATCATAGACAAGCTTGTGTTCCTACTAGGTGTGGTAGCCCTCTCATGAAGAGTCTTTGAAACAGACCTTATGGCTACATCCACCAATCATTATCTCAACGATAATGTTTCTTGTGTTGCCCGGATGCAAACATGTTACATACTAAGCAATATcactatattgcatatcttgcaagtcaaatcatgcgGCTGATTTGTTCACCGGGTCTCTACCAACTTCTATGTTCCAGAAATGTGTTCATGGAATTGGTATATGACGACTTCGGTATATGCAAGAATCAGGGGGAGTATCTTCCTGAATTGTTCATGTTCAAAGCATCATATTATACTTTTTTTTCCTTCGTGAGTTTACTTGAcaggttctcataaaggtttttaatgaggtaatatcaacatgagatcatatgtcatactttctgTTTTCCCCACCGGGTTTTTTAGGAAAGTATATACGACATATTTGTTGTCCTCCAAATTCTGTGGATATATTTCATATCGAGTTACGGAGGCAATAACCATTATATGTTGGATCATTTTCCCCTTATTTTCCCActgggtttgaaggagttttaCCAGCATATACTACACTactcctcatatttttcccacaggATTTTTGGAGGAGACTTTATCTGATGATGGACTACTATGCAATCAAGCGGTGATTAGGGAGAGTGTTAAAACTAAATAACTCTTGTGGTTATTAGGGAACAATCCCCGCTCCTTCCTACATGTGCGTTTGCACACTTCCAGCAACCGTCACGGCGGTTCCTGGAATGGCATCTCTACGGACCATCGTGTCCCTCGGAGGAAACTGTTCCCATTGTATATAAGTGCTCATTCATCATCAATAAAGGATTGTTCGAATCATTTGTTCCCTTGTCTCTCTCGATACAATTCTATTCATCACAACATTAACGACAAAGAAAAGATGCTACTCAGAGTATGCACCAGATGGATGATGCAgacacaagaagaagaagaatggcacAGGCCCAATCTACAGCCAGGCATCATCATCAACAGCACATACCTCATCAGTTAATTACTTACTTACAGAGAACATCAGATCGTGGCTAGCAGAGATATCCCACATCTTCCTGTACAAGAGGAAGGTGCTGAGCTGGGCTCTCCCTCACATCACACATGCTAGTAGGGTTGCAAACTTGCAACAAACCAAAAGGGCAAGATATCTCATGCCCATTGCGCCATGGCAATTTGCCGCTCTATAATCTATATACATTCGCCTACTCAGCCGAATGGCCCTCCATATCCAGGCACATTCCTTGCTAGTGCCTCCCCAAGTTCCTGAACTTGTCCTTCATATCCACCTGCGCACAGGAACCGTCGTTTCAGCCTCGGACGTGGTACAAACCCGAAGACAGACCGTGTCACTGAAGCGAAGGGCCACGTACAGAAACCGAGGAATACATACCGTCGATCTGTCTTGAAACACGCCCGGGTAGGCGATCTTGATGTCCTTCCAGTTGCCTCTTCCGTACCTTCATCAGCAGCAGCAGACGAAATTATATGAATGAATAAATGAATACACCATCAGGAAGTCATGAACCAGAGGTTTCAGGGGAGCTCTATTTTCGACGTGAAAAGTAAGAGCGAGAAAAGACAGCGTACTTGTCAACCCCTTCGATCAGGGTTCTCTCTTGTATCTCGGTCCATTTCTTTCTTGTTTTGTATGGAACTGCGGGCGGGGGCCTCATCTTCCTTTCGTAATTCGGTAACCGGCGCTGATGTGGCGGCCTTTCAGAGTCGGAGTCGCCAGAATCCCACTGCATTTACAAGATGACAGCTAGGATCAGGAATACTGCACCACGTGCAACCCAGAAAACAACCTTGAAGACGATAAATACTGAACTGGATTTTCTTGTGTCTGCTAGCCGAGTTAAACTGCCAAATTTAAAGACGACCGTTTTTGTTGCGGGTGGTGGGAGTCTGTAACTCAAATCTGTGGCCGCGCATTTATGTGATTATCTAAATTTGTACTTCCTAACAATATCAAGGGTTTACTTTGAGAAAACAGATATGAGATCCCTACGCTGCCCTTTGCAGAGAACATCAAAATAGGAGCATGACATATTAACAAAGTGTTGAGAATAACAATATGACGTAACACCATGCAAGTAGATCACACATAGAACTCATTCCTCCTGTACAATCAAACTTATTCATGAATAACTATGACAGGATTTATGCTAAAATGTTGGATTTTTATTATCCTCAAAGATAAAGAGCCAAGAAAGCTGATATACTGCCCACAGCCCCACATCAAAGTTGCTAGAAGCTTTGTGAAATTGTAACGCTATCGAGCAATTTAAATACGCATAAGCCTCGCAGCATCACATCTTTAACAGAAGGTCAATAAAGGCCAAAGTGAAATCACCTGATAAACGATTGCACTAGGTTTCCTCTCCATAAGACTAGGCTTAGGACCTGTTACTGGATGGCTCTTGTCTCGGTCAGGGGCAGCCTGTCCGGTGACATGAGAAGACGTAGCTTGCTCCTTGCCTTTGATTGCTGCGCTTGTTACCGGCTTTTCAGGAATTCGAGCACCCGTTGTTCTTTCTACTGGCTCTTGTTGATGTCGAGCGCAATCCTCTTGGGCATGGCTAGCTTCGCCTTTTTCCCTACCAAGATGAGCATCATCATCTCGCTGAGCATGATGATCGTCGTGCGCACCGCTTGTGCTGGGCGCATTGGCCGCTTCATCAGCTCGAGGAGCCTTGGATGGATCTTGCCCAAGCTCGCCTAAAATCTCACGCGCCGTCGACTCCCCTACTGCATCAACCAACAAAATCGCGTTAATGGGGATGTAATTTTTTCTAGCTATCTCAAAACAAGATCAGAACGGAGGAGGTTTGCTCAACATGATCCATGTAAATTCTGAGATTGGAAATTCTCAAGGAGATCTGTGGATAGGAAGGGAAGGGACTGCGGCGCTCACCGAGCCGGCGAAGCTTCTTGCGCTTGTCCTGGTCGGCGTTGGCCCACGTGTCAAGCACTCCGGCGCCAGCGATCCGGTC
This window harbors:
- the LOC119357573 gene encoding telomeric repeat-binding factor 2-like; translation: MCFSGSTKCSHLKQILGTKWRWAPDNHIRLTDSGEVLRKARDVLADPGVAACFPDHLAVVRNDVAALRRLVDAEWESLPPSELELEADRIAGAGVLDTWANADQDKRKKLRRLVGESTAREILGELGQDPSKAPRADEAANAPSTSGAHDDHHAQRDDDAHLGREKGEASHAQEDCARHQQEPVERTTGARIPEKPVTSAAIKGKEQATSSHVTGQAAPDRDKSHPVTGPKPSLMERKPSAIVYQWDSGDSDSERPPHQRRLPNYERKMRPPPAVPYKTRKKWTEIQERTLIEGVDKYGRGNWKDIKIAYPGVFQDRSTVDMKDKFRNLGRH